One window from the genome of Acanthochromis polyacanthus isolate Apoly-LR-REF ecotype Palm Island chromosome 21, KAUST_Apoly_ChrSc, whole genome shotgun sequence encodes:
- the rcvrna gene encoding recoverin a, with the protein MTIIPFHLNGLQFEDEVEEHKLQRFNAQTQEEKTKKKKGKRFKFLWRMGNTKSSALSKELLEELKSNTKYSEAELCTWYQSFLKECPGGKISKQQFEGIYASFFPNADPTEYARHVFRSFDTNADGTLDFKEYIVALHLTSGGKTLQKLEWAFALYDVDGNGTISKNEIQEIVRSIFNMIPVDDQKNLPEDENTPEKRAEKIWEFFGKKENDKISEGEFIQGVMDNKDILRLIQYDEPQKIKDKLKEKKQ; encoded by the exons ATGACCATAATCCCATTTCACCTGAACGGGCTTCAGTTTGAAGACGAGGTAGAGGAACACAAACTGCAGAGGTTTAACGCCCAAACGCAGGAggagaagacgaagaagaaaaaggggaaaagaTTCAAATTTTTGTGGAGGATGGGGAACACAAAGAGCAGTGCTTTGTCGAAGGAGCTCCTGGAAGAACTAAAGTCCAACACCAAATACTCCGAGGCGGAGCTGTGCACCTGGTACCAGTCCTTCCTGAAGGAGTGTCCAGGTGGGAAGATCAGCAAGCAGCAGTTTGAAGGCATCTACGCCAGCTTCTTCCCCAACGCAGACCCCACTGAGTACGCAAGACATGTTTTCAGGAGTTTTGACACCAATGCCGACGGTACTTTGGACTTTAAGGAGTACATCGTTGCTCTGCATCTCACCTCTGGGGGAAAGACTCTGCAGAAGTTGGAGTGGGCTTTTGCTCTGTATGATGTGGATGGGAATGGAACTATCAGCAAAAATGAAATCCAAGAGATTGTTAGG TCAATATTCAACATGATTCCTGTCGATGACCAGAAGAACCTCCCCGAGGATGAAAACACACCGGAGAAGAGGGCTGAAAAGATCTGGGAATTTTTTGGGAAGAAGGAGAACG ATAAAATCTCAGAGGGAGAATTTATTCAGGGTGTAATGGACAACAAGGACATCCTGCGCTTAATACAATATGATGAACCTCAGAAAATCAAAGACAAGCTGAAAGAGAAGAAACAATAG